From Nicotiana tabacum cultivar K326 chromosome 15, ASM71507v2, whole genome shotgun sequence, the proteins below share one genomic window:
- the LOC142169785 gene encoding uncharacterized protein LOC142169785 gives MGDSVVVDRVYQSCVVTFYGYETKSDLLLLDMVDFEVIVGMDWLSLYHVIPDCHAKTVTLAMPELPILEWRGSFVGTSNLVISILKARHMVEKGCLAYFAFVRDTTVETPSLDLVPVVREFSNVFPTHLPGMLSDCDINFGIDLVSGTKPISDSPYCMAPKDLRELNKQLQTFLERGSSDPLCCIGAHWCYL, from the coding sequence ATGGGTGATTCTGTTGTCGTGGATAGGGTCTACCAGTCCTGTGTGGTGactttctatggttatgagacCAAATCGGATCTTCTAttgctcgatatggttgatttcgaggTTATcgtgggcatggattggttgtctctgtACCATGTCATTCctgactgtcatgctaagactgttaccttggcgatgcctgAGTTGCCCAtattagagtggaggggttcaTTTGTTGGTACTTCCAATCTGGTTATTTCTatcttgaaggctcgacatatggtcgagaagggttgtttagcctATTTTGCctttgttcgggatactactgtagagactccCTCATTAGATTTAGTGCCGGTGGTACGAGAGTTTTCTAATGTATTTCCTACTCATCTACCAGGTATGCTGTCGGATTGTGATAtcaattttggcattgatttggtgTCAGGCACCAAGCCTATTTCTGATTCGCCTTATTGCATGGCTCCAAAGGACCTGAGGGAGTTAAATAAGCAACTTCAAACGTTTCTTGAAAGGGGTTCATCAGACCCATTGTGTTGCATTGGAGCACActggtgttatttgtga